CTTGTCCCGCTCCAGCAGACGCGCAGGAAGGAGCTGATGATGCGGCGCTCCCGGCACGTCTACCTGCTCGTGCACGCCGCCAAGCTGGGACGCGGCCCCTTCCACGCCTGGGCCCGGATGCCCGACGCCTGGACCCTGGTGACCGACGGGAGCGCCGGCCCCGAGGCCGTGGAGCCGTTCAAGTCCCGGGGCGTGCACGTGGTGACCGTGCCCGTAGCGGGTTGACGGGGAGGCGCGTGGTGTCTTGACACCCC
The nucleotide sequence above comes from Nonomuraea gerenzanensis. Encoded proteins:
- a CDS encoding DeoR/GlpR family DNA-binding transcription regulator, with product MLVPLQQTRRKELMMRRSRHVYLLVHAAKLGRGPFHAWARMPDAWTLVTDGSAGPEAVEPFKSRGVHVVTVPVAG